A genomic segment from Patescibacteria group bacterium encodes:
- a CDS encoding response regulator, producing MAKIMLAEDDRVLVEMYEAKFDMEGHEVVVATNGEECLNLLEGYTPDIILLDILMPKMNGFHVLKEIKKKPGLRNVPVILLTNLGEAQVDMNQELARALGVTDYLIKSHHTPDEVVKKVMVALNTSSA from the coding sequence ATGGCAAAGATAATGTTGGCAGAAGATGATCGCGTACTGGTTGAAATGTATGAGGCCAAGTTTGATATGGAGGGTCATGAGGTGGTGGTGGCTACCAATGGCGAAGAGTGCTTGAATTTATTAGAGGGTTACACCCCCGACATCATCTTACTGGATATTTTGATGCCAAAAATGAACGGCTTCCACGTTTTAAAAGAGATAAAAAAGAAGCCGGGATTGCGCAACGTACCGGTAATTTTGCTGACCAACCTTGGTGAGGCTCAAGTTGACATGAACCAAGAGCTGGCGCGAGCCCTGGGCGTAACCGACTATCTAATTAAGTCGCACCATACCCCGGATGAGGTGGTAAAAAAGGTGATGGTAGCGCTTAATACCTCGTCCGCTTAA
- the rsmH gene encoding 16S rRNA (cytosine(1402)-N(4))-methyltransferase RsmH → MTHVAKHVPVLLEQTVKLLDPNPGELYFDGTAGYGGHAAAIAERIAPDGFLILADRDHRAIHALQQRFNNHDRVRIMRRDYLSATEELLHDRRLVDMVLLDLGVSSPQLDNPERGFSFMAEAPLDMRMDQSQSPSAADVVNAVSEKDLADLIYQYGGERRSRRIAAAIVRQRPISTTTQLAKIVEQAVGGRGASKIHPATKTFQALRIHVNQELEQLEQALPKLVRLLKPGGRIAVISFHSLEDGLVKEFFNRESKDCTCPPKQPVCTCDHVASLKKLTTKPVAGTEDAFNPRARSAKLRAAVKINQNQKEG, encoded by the coding sequence ATGACCCACGTCGCCAAACATGTTCCGGTGCTCTTAGAGCAAACAGTCAAGCTACTGGATCCAAATCCAGGTGAGCTGTACTTTGACGGAACGGCAGGATATGGCGGTCACGCTGCGGCAATTGCTGAGCGGATTGCTCCTGACGGCTTCTTGATCTTGGCCGATCGCGATCATCGCGCTATACACGCGTTGCAGCAGCGATTTAACAACCATGATCGAGTCCGGATTATGCGCCGCGATTATTTATCGGCTACCGAAGAGCTGTTACATGATCGTCGTTTAGTCGACATGGTTTTGTTGGATCTGGGGGTTTCGTCACCACAGCTTGACAACCCAGAGCGCGGATTTAGCTTTATGGCTGAAGCCCCGCTCGACATGCGCATGGACCAGTCGCAGTCGCCGTCGGCGGCCGACGTGGTTAACGCGGTGTCAGAAAAAGATCTAGCCGATCTAATCTACCAGTACGGCGGTGAACGTCGCTCACGTCGCATTGCGGCGGCGATAGTACGCCAACGACCGATTTCGACCACCACTCAACTAGCTAAAATTGTTGAGCAAGCGGTGGGCGGTAGAGGAGCGAGCAAGATTCACCCTGCCACCAAGACCTTTCAGGCCTTGCGCATCCACGTCAACCAAGAGCTAGAGCAGCTAGAGCAAGCTTTACCAAAGCTAGTTAGATTGCTTAAGCCAGGTGGCAGAATAGCGGTCATTAGCTTTCACTCGCTGGAAGACGGCTTGGTTAAAGAGTTTTTTAACCGCGAGTCAAAAGACTGTACCTGCCCACCAAAACAGCCGGTTTGCACCTGTGACCACGTGGCCAGCCTTAAAAAGCTCACCACCAAACCAGTAGCCGGTACCGAAGATGCTTTTAACCCGCGTGCTAGGAGCGCCAAACTCCGAGCCGCAGTGAAAATAAACCAAAACCAAAAGGAGGGCTGA
- the recO gene encoding DNA repair protein RecO: MASYQTKGIIIGRHNFGEADRIIVLITPERGVIRAVAKGVRRIKSKLAGHLELFSESDLMLTEGRNLDIITSARLQSHLKIGDNYDAMRLAYLVAEMTNRLSGEGEHPALFDLMHDTLKEIPANPDTVTELWFKLRLLDQLGYRPELDGCVVCHGAKSHRNYGLSVEHGGIIGDGCGSINLPLTQDQIKLWRLMLANPLSSIRRIEAVSDLAVDSMLACNAFYDHTFGQRFRAAQVLE; the protein is encoded by the coding sequence ATGGCAAGTTATCAGACAAAAGGGATTATTATTGGCCGCCATAACTTTGGTGAGGCCGATCGTATTATTGTGCTAATTACGCCGGAGCGGGGGGTGATCCGCGCGGTAGCCAAAGGGGTGCGCCGGATTAAAAGCAAACTGGCCGGACACCTAGAGCTGTTCTCTGAATCGGATCTGATGTTAACCGAGGGTCGGAACCTCGATATTATCACCTCGGCGCGACTGCAGTCGCATTTGAAGATTGGTGATAACTACGATGCAATGCGCTTGGCCTACTTGGTTGCCGAGATGACCAACCGCTTGAGTGGCGAAGGGGAACACCCGGCGCTGTTTGATTTGATGCACGATACGCTCAAGGAGATACCGGCTAACCCCGACACGGTAACCGAGCTGTGGTTTAAACTGCGCTTGCTAGATCAACTCGGTTACCGCCCGGAGCTGGACGGCTGTGTTGTCTGTCATGGCGCAAAATCGCACCGTAATTATGGTTTGAGCGTCGAGCACGGTGGCATAATTGGGGACGGCTGTGGTTCAATCAATCTGCCCTTAACCCAGGACCAGATTAAGCTGTGGCGATTGATGTTGGCCAACCCGCTGAGTTCAATCCGGCGCATTGAGGCGGTGAGCGATCTAGCGGTTGATTCAATGCTGGCCTGCAACGCCTTTTACGACCACACCTTTGGTCAGCGGTTTCGTGCCGCCCAGGTGCTAGAGTAG
- a CDS encoding glycine--tRNA ligase codes for MADKKTTQTPTIDELVSLAKRRGFIFQGSEIYGGLAGTWDYGPYGVALKNNIKQLWWQFFVDSRDDMYGVDAAILMNARVWQASGHTGAGFADPLVEDKKTRKRYRVDHLLEEHDIDPVGMTLDQMSAKIKELGIKSPEGNELSDARQFNLMFETRAGVVEDSANQVYMRPETAQGMFVNFKNVMDSIHPRLPFGLAQIGKAFRNEITPKDFIFRTREFEQMEIEYFVTEGEWEQQFAEWEQRMRDWMELIGLPKTSIHDLDVPEADRAHYSKKTIDFEFEFPFGVKELYGLAYRTDFDLSNHAKHSGVDVGYLDPTTNQRFIPHVIEPTFGVDRTVLAILTAAYWQDDKNDRTVLKLKPQLAPVKVAVSPLLRNKPELVKVAKDVYADLKKQFGAVMYDDNGNIGKRYRRQDEIGTPLCIVIDFDTLEDKSVTIRHRDTLEQVRVKIDGLADEVQAQLDKF; via the coding sequence ATGGCCGACAAAAAAACCACTCAAACTCCTACAATCGATGAACTGGTCTCGCTGGCCAAGCGACGTGGCTTTATTTTTCAGGGATCCGAAATTTACGGCGGTCTAGCTGGTACCTGGGATTATGGTCCTTATGGAGTGGCGCTTAAAAACAATATTAAACAGCTGTGGTGGCAGTTTTTTGTTGATAGTCGCGATGATATGTACGGTGTCGATGCCGCTATTTTAATGAACGCTCGTGTCTGGCAGGCCAGTGGGCACACCGGCGCCGGCTTTGCCGACCCACTGGTTGAGGACAAGAAGACCCGCAAACGCTATCGCGTGGATCATTTACTGGAAGAGCATGATATTGACCCAGTTGGGATGACGCTAGACCAAATGAGCGCCAAGATTAAAGAGCTTGGCATCAAGAGCCCGGAGGGCAACGAACTGAGCGACGCTCGTCAGTTCAATCTGATGTTTGAGACCCGGGCCGGGGTGGTCGAGGATAGCGCCAACCAAGTTTATATGCGCCCCGAGACCGCTCAAGGTATGTTTGTAAACTTTAAAAACGTTATGGATAGTATTCATCCACGGCTGCCGTTTGGTTTGGCGCAGATCGGTAAGGCCTTTCGTAACGAAATCACACCTAAAGATTTCATTTTCCGTACCCGCGAGTTTGAACAGATGGAGATTGAGTACTTTGTGACCGAAGGGGAGTGGGAGCAGCAGTTTGCCGAGTGGGAGCAGCGTATGCGCGATTGGATGGAGCTGATTGGCCTGCCAAAGACCAGTATTCACGACCTGGACGTTCCCGAGGCTGACCGTGCTCACTACTCCAAAAAAACGATCGACTTTGAGTTTGAGTTTCCGTTTGGCGTAAAGGAGTTGTACGGCCTGGCTTACCGCACCGATTTTGATTTGAGCAACCATGCCAAGCACAGTGGGGTTGATGTGGGCTACCTCGACCCAACCACCAACCAGCGATTTATCCCGCACGTGATTGAGCCAACCTTTGGGGTGGACCGAACCGTGCTGGCTATTCTGACTGCCGCTTACTGGCAGGACGACAAGAATGACCGCACCGTGCTTAAGCTCAAGCCGCAATTAGCCCCGGTAAAGGTAGCGGTATCGCCGCTGCTGCGCAACAAGCCTGAGCTGGTTAAGGTTGCCAAGGACGTTTACGCCGACCTCAAAAAGCAGTTCGGCGCGGTTATGTATGACGACAACGGCAATATCGGCAAGCGCTACCGCCGCCAGGACGAGATTGGCACGCCATTATGTATTGTGATTGATTTTGACACCCTAGAGGACAAATCGGTTACCATTCGTCACCGCGATACTTTGGAACAGGTGAGAGTTAAGATCGATGGGCTAGCGGACGAAGTTCAGGCTCAGCTCGACAAGTTTTAA
- a CDS encoding PAS domain-containing protein, whose protein sequence is MMARRTTNFYQQPVVAAPAKVATAKVKNELDRMRESMRDGLLCLDQDGVITYSNPAAARLLGLPEEQINGRTFLGLVESPNGSPDETPLTYDNADGALKRALSGQESRLVMSISCDDRSTSIEAVLGPYRDINDGIMGVLINLRDQTHLYAEQEKLRAIQQNHSIGMIILDADDVVTTVSSRFEIINQVLPAKPITEALAQPEVTSFLSFDTDINKVLGLVKQRRETTFYAEADLGSKIQHLQLVASPLIRGDRYEGAIITTRDVTTLVEKTIETNKMARLANKHSRELSSLAELSGFVGFRFDQIYKKYLTMISQLLESPNVSIYLYQPDSQLLKRVATSTHFHEHAGQWHLGAYHPVVEAFLRRKPQTYNPEIDDGAISKSHMLTVPITYHSKALGVIKVSHRDSAYNTHEAKLLRLVASRLAVIIENWELYNEVNARRERWEAVFTFTEEGILIFDRDTKVVGFNPAASKLTGFTMQEAIGRSFHDVVKAMTPEGTSMAMLTPLRKVLQEGEVVTKRQQLIETKNGQALWTEISCSPIFDDSGNVTSGIVIISNIQREQEVEAVKSDFISIVSHELRTPLTAIKGFLSMLVQKDFGPLTDRQLYFMERVYQTNQRMIHLVEDLLDASYIESGKIKLKIAPTAVEPLINDVVAELASKGFERQIMLKINRKHKLPLVLADEVRLRQILVNLVDNAIKYSLPKSEVSIDFKAQGNELVISVKDEGVGITPAHLERLFQKFGRIYNPMSVQAGGTGLGLYIVKNLVESHGGKIWVSSREGKGSRFSFTLPIAKQLPLLQ, encoded by the coding sequence ATGATGGCGCGGCGAACCACAAATTTCTACCAGCAGCCGGTTGTGGCGGCACCAGCCAAAGTCGCCACTGCCAAGGTTAAAAACGAGTTGGACCGAATGCGCGAGAGTATGCGTGACGGCTTGCTTTGTTTAGATCAAGACGGGGTAATCACCTACAGTAATCCAGCCGCAGCACGTCTGCTTGGCTTGCCTGAAGAGCAGATTAACGGCCGCACCTTTCTGGGGTTGGTGGAGTCGCCCAACGGCAGCCCAGACGAAACGCCACTGACTTACGACAACGCCGATGGAGCTCTTAAGCGTGCTCTGTCCGGCCAGGAATCGCGCTTGGTCATGTCAATCTCCTGCGATGATCGCTCCACCTCAATTGAGGCGGTGCTGGGTCCGTATCGGGACATTAACGATGGCATTATGGGCGTCCTTATCAACCTTCGCGACCAAACCCACCTGTACGCTGAGCAAGAAAAGCTGCGCGCGATTCAACAAAACCACAGTATTGGCATGATTATTCTTGACGCCGATGATGTGGTCACGACGGTTAGTTCGCGGTTCGAGATTATTAACCAGGTGCTGCCGGCCAAGCCAATCACCGAGGCCTTGGCTCAACCCGAAGTAACCAGCTTTTTGAGCTTTGATACCGATATTAATAAGGTTTTAGGTCTGGTTAAGCAGCGGCGGGAGACCACTTTTTACGCCGAGGCCGATCTTGGGTCGAAGATTCAGCACTTACAGTTGGTTGCTAGCCCGTTAATTCGCGGCGATCGGTACGAGGGCGCCATTATCACCACTAGAGACGTCACCACGTTGGTCGAAAAGACGATTGAGACCAACAAGATGGCTCGCTTAGCTAACAAGCACTCACGCGAGCTATCCAGTCTGGCGGAACTGAGTGGTTTTGTTGGTTTCCGTTTTGATCAAATCTATAAAAAGTACTTAACCATGATCAGCCAGCTGCTGGAGTCGCCCAACGTCAGCATTTACTTGTATCAGCCCGATTCGCAGCTGCTTAAGCGGGTGGCGACCAGCACGCACTTTCATGAACATGCCGGCCAGTGGCATTTAGGGGCGTATCATCCGGTGGTGGAGGCGTTTTTGCGACGTAAACCTCAAACCTATAATCCAGAGATTGATGATGGGGCGATATCCAAAAGCCACATGCTAACCGTGCCGATCACTTACCACTCTAAAGCCCTGGGCGTGATCAAGGTCAGCCACCGAGACTCGGCCTATAACACGCACGAGGCCAAGCTGCTACGACTGGTTGCCTCACGGCTAGCGGTGATCATTGAAAACTGGGAGCTGTACAACGAGGTTAACGCTCGCCGTGAACGATGGGAGGCGGTGTTTACCTTTACCGAAGAGGGGATCCTGATCTTTGACCGTGATACCAAGGTGGTTGGTTTTAACCCGGCCGCCAGTAAGCTAACCGGCTTTACCATGCAGGAGGCGATTGGGCGGTCGTTCCACGATGTGGTTAAGGCGATGACTCCCGAAGGTACCAGTATGGCGATGCTGACACCGTTGCGGAAGGTACTACAGGAAGGCGAGGTTGTTACCAAGCGGCAGCAGTTGATTGAGACCAAGAACGGCCAGGCTTTGTGGACCGAAATTAGCTGCTCGCCAATCTTTGACGACAGCGGTAACGTGACCAGCGGCATCGTAATTATTAGCAACATTCAACGTGAGCAAGAGGTAGAGGCGGTTAAGAGCGACTTTATCTCAATTGTGTCGCATGAACTCCGCACGCCATTAACCGCGATTAAAGGGTTTTTGAGTATGTTGGTGCAAAAGGATTTTGGTCCATTAACCGATCGTCAACTGTACTTTATGGAAAGGGTCTACCAGACCAACCAGCGTATGATTCATTTGGTAGAAGATCTGCTGGACGCTAGCTATATTGAAAGCGGCAAGATCAAGCTCAAAATTGCCCCAACCGCGGTTGAACCGCTCATTAATGATGTAGTGGCCGAACTGGCGAGCAAAGGATTTGAGCGCCAGATCATGCTAAAGATTAATCGCAAGCACAAGCTGCCGCTGGTGTTGGCTGACGAGGTGAGGTTGCGGCAGATTTTGGTTAACTTGGTCGATAATGCCATTAAGTACTCTCTACCTAAGAGCGAGGTTTCAATCGACTTTAAGGCTCAAGGTAATGAGCTGGTTATAAGCGTTAAAGACGAAGGGGTCGGCATCACTCCGGCTCACCTAGAGCGTCTGTTCCAGAAGTTCGGCCGGATTTACAACCCAATGAGCGTTCAGGCTGGCGGTACCGGCTTGGGACTCTATATTGTTAAGAATTTGGTTGAATCACATGGTGGTAAAATTTGGGTTAGCAGCCGTGAGGGCAAGGGCAGTCGGTTTAGCTTTACCTTGCCAATTGCTAAGCAGCTTCCGCTGCTGCAGTAG